A single region of the Thermococcus paralvinellae genome encodes:
- a CDS encoding KEOPS complex subunit Pcc1 → MEIKARAEIIWHYEDEKTAEAIARAVDVDNLNLPKNLKVKTYWEDCKVMTKVKYSGEIESLIVALDDLVFSIKIAEDSLKL, encoded by the coding sequence ATGGAAATTAAAGCCAGAGCAGAGATAATCTGGCACTATGAGGATGAAAAAACCGCTGAGGCAATAGCGAGAGCTGTTGATGTTGATAATTTAAACCTTCCAAAAAATTTAAAGGTTAAAACTTATTGGGAAGATTGTAAGGTCATGACAAAAGTTAAATACTCCGGTGAGATTGAAAGCCTTATAGTGGCTTTGGATGATTTAGTGTTTTCAATCAAGATCGCCGAAGATAGTTTAAAACTGTGA
- a CDS encoding SPOUT family RNA methylase — MKFLIKTQRGMEAVAGNYIKETLEDAKVWISPQGYSGLILVETDDENAKEKILEIPEVERVIEVLHEVPARIEDILSVAENLAKFINDGETFAVKTKRRGKHNFTSVDVNVQLGAKIKELTNAEVDLSFPDKAILVEIIGDKAYISIVEKEEWKKYTPEKTDARKLFKKISIVQMPYWGDYKACRNFGEKIGRAAQAFEVKELIIAPKEKIDGYELMEFLRGVKIGQESRYQIQREAYPWKIEKVPVYVWDLYQVIRDKRRNKRLLIITDPKGHTLAEVKDNLAKDMYYAKEVVVFIGSREGIPRGLFRFADYVVDLAPYMTFATEHGIPGALIALWTIYEEELRKRTQKDITQET; from the coding sequence ATGAAATTCCTGATAAAGACCCAGAGAGGAATGGAGGCTGTCGCTGGCAATTACATCAAAGAAACTTTGGAAGATGCTAAGGTTTGGATTTCACCTCAAGGTTATTCCGGATTGATTTTAGTTGAAACTGACGATGAAAATGCAAAAGAGAAGATTTTAGAAATCCCGGAAGTTGAAAGGGTTATTGAGGTCTTACATGAGGTTCCTGCGAGAATTGAAGATATTTTGAGTGTTGCTGAAAATCTTGCTAAGTTTATTAATGATGGAGAAACTTTTGCTGTCAAGACCAAGAGGAGAGGAAAGCACAACTTCACAAGTGTTGATGTAAATGTTCAGCTTGGAGCTAAAATAAAAGAGCTTACAAATGCTGAAGTTGATTTGAGCTTTCCAGATAAAGCAATTTTAGTCGAGATAATCGGTGATAAGGCATATATCTCCATTGTTGAAAAAGAGGAGTGGAAGAAGTACACTCCAGAGAAGACAGATGCTAGGAAGCTTTTCAAAAAAATCAGCATAGTCCAGATGCCGTACTGGGGAGATTATAAAGCATGCAGAAACTTTGGTGAGAAAATTGGCAGAGCTGCTCAGGCATTTGAAGTTAAAGAGCTAATAATAGCACCGAAAGAAAAAATTGACGGTTATGAGCTTATGGAATTCTTGAGGGGAGTAAAGATTGGGCAAGAGTCAAGGTATCAGATTCAAAGAGAAGCTTACCCCTGGAAAATTGAGAAAGTTCCTGTGTATGTTTGGGATTTATATCAAGTGATAAGAGACAAAAGGAGAAACAAGCGTTTGCTTATAATTACAGATCCCAAAGGGCATACTTTAGCTGAGGTTAAAGATAACTTGGCGAAAGACATGTATTACGCAAAGGAAGTTGTTGTGTTCATTGGTTCGCGAGAAGGCATTCCAAGGGGGCTGTTTAGATTTGCGGATTACGTTGTTGACTTAGCCCCCTATATGACATTTGCAACAGAACATGGAATTCCCGGTGCATTAATAGCACTGTGGACAATTTATGAAGAAGAGCTTAGGAAAAGGACACAAAAGGATATTACCCAAGAAACATAG
- a CDS encoding lamin tail domain-containing protein: MRKAQISVEDILVITVAIILVGLVYHYLATTTSNYGEIITQLSENLTKMMNDQTCGNTSTIVIYYVHYNAKGNDWLNLNDEYVVISNIGCKDEDLTGWQLKDEAGHIYTFPKFVLKAGAMVTVHTGSGTNTATDLYWGRNAPVWNNNGDTAYLYDSKGVLIDKCSWTGKEGDAVTCH, translated from the coding sequence GTGAGAAAAGCTCAGATATCAGTTGAGGATATTCTCGTAATCACTGTAGCCATTATCTTAGTAGGGCTTGTTTATCATTATCTAGCAACTACCACCTCTAATTATGGAGAAATAATAACCCAGCTTTCAGAAAACCTAACAAAAATGATGAATGACCAGACATGCGGAAACACGTCTACTATTGTCATTTACTATGTCCATTACAATGCTAAAGGGAACGATTGGCTAAATCTAAACGATGAATACGTTGTTATTTCCAATATAGGATGTAAAGATGAAGATCTTACAGGATGGCAATTAAAAGATGAAGCTGGACATATCTATACTTTCCCAAAATTCGTATTAAAAGCTGGGGCAATGGTTACTGTTCATACAGGTAGTGGAACAAATACAGCCACTGATTTATATTGGGGAAGAAATGCTCCTGTATGGAACAACAATGGAGACACTGCGTATTTGTACGACTCAAAGGGAGTGCTCATAGACAAATGCTCTTGGACAGGAAAAGAGGGTGACGCTGTTACCTGCCACTAA
- a CDS encoding threonine--tRNA ligase: protein MRMLLIHSDYLEYEVKDKALKKPEEISEEQKRGRLEEVLAVFVSVEKVDEQNPEEVVEKAVAEIKDVASQVKAQNIFVYPFAHLSSELASPDVALEILKTIEEKLKEEGFNVKRAPFGYYKAFKLSCKGHPLAELSRTVVPGEARKEEEVPEALKKEEEELVSYWYILTPEGELIEVDKFDFTGYENLKKFANYEISKSRIAEKEPPHVKIMLEQELVDYEPGSDPGNLRYYPKGRLIKSLLEQYVTEKVIEYGAMEVETPIMYDFEHPALEKYLNRFPARQYIVKSGDKKYFLRFAACFGQFLIKKDATISYKHLPLRMYELTRYSFRREKRGELSGLRRLRAFTMPDMHTVAKDLKQAMEEFKKQYKLSMEVLKGVGLTPEDYEVAIRFTEDFWNENKDFIIELARIIGKPVLIEMWKQRFFYFILKFEFNFVDNLDKAAALSTVQIDVENAERFGITYYDEDGKEKYPLILHCSPSGAIERVMYAILEKQAKLRNQGKKPMYPLWLSPVQVRVIPVSEDYLDYALYIAGKLEGAKIRVDVDDTSDRLTKKIRKAEKEWIPYIIVVGENEKRQGIITVRKREDGKQYEMQLEDLIKEIRQKTEGFPYKPRPLPLLLSQRPKFRG from the coding sequence ATGAGAATGCTTCTAATCCACAGCGATTATCTTGAGTATGAAGTTAAAGACAAAGCTTTGAAAAAGCCCGAAGAGATAAGTGAAGAGCAAAAAAGAGGGAGGCTTGAAGAAGTTCTTGCTGTTTTTGTAAGCGTTGAGAAGGTTGACGAGCAAAATCCAGAGGAAGTTGTCGAAAAAGCTGTTGCTGAAATTAAAGATGTTGCTTCTCAAGTCAAAGCCCAAAACATATTTGTTTATCCATTCGCGCACCTAAGCAGTGAATTAGCTTCACCAGATGTTGCTCTCGAGATTCTCAAGACGATTGAAGAGAAGCTCAAGGAAGAGGGCTTCAACGTTAAGAGGGCACCATTTGGATATTACAAAGCGTTTAAGCTGAGTTGTAAAGGTCACCCATTGGCAGAGCTTTCAAGGACAGTAGTCCCAGGAGAGGCTAGGAAAGAGGAGGAAGTTCCAGAAGCTTTGAAGAAAGAAGAAGAGGAGCTTGTCAGCTACTGGTATATTCTCACACCAGAAGGAGAGCTGATTGAGGTTGATAAGTTTGACTTCACAGGGTATGAGAATCTTAAGAAGTTTGCAAACTATGAGATAAGCAAAAGCAGAATAGCAGAAAAGGAGCCACCTCACGTTAAGATAATGCTTGAGCAAGAGCTAGTTGACTATGAGCCAGGAAGCGACCCAGGAAACTTAAGATACTATCCAAAGGGAAGACTCATCAAGTCATTGCTTGAGCAATATGTTACAGAGAAAGTTATAGAATACGGTGCTATGGAAGTTGAGACGCCAATAATGTATGACTTTGAACACCCAGCTCTTGAAAAGTATCTAAACAGATTCCCAGCGAGGCAGTACATTGTCAAGAGCGGTGATAAGAAGTACTTCCTCAGATTTGCTGCTTGCTTTGGTCAGTTCCTCATAAAGAAAGATGCAACAATAAGCTACAAGCACTTGCCATTGAGAATGTACGAGCTCACAAGGTATTCATTCAGAAGAGAGAAGCGTGGTGAGTTAAGCGGTCTCAGAAGACTTAGAGCATTCACAATGCCGGATATGCACACAGTCGCTAAGGACTTAAAGCAGGCAATGGAAGAGTTTAAGAAGCAGTATAAGTTAAGCATGGAAGTTCTTAAGGGCGTTGGATTAACACCAGAGGACTATGAGGTTGCAATAAGATTTACAGAGGACTTCTGGAACGAGAACAAGGACTTCATAATTGAATTAGCGAGGATTATTGGAAAACCAGTCCTAATTGAGATGTGGAAGCAGAGGTTCTTCTACTTCATCCTCAAGTTCGAGTTCAACTTCGTTGACAACTTAGACAAAGCTGCCGCTTTGAGCACAGTGCAGATTGATGTTGAGAACGCGGAGAGATTTGGAATTACGTACTATGATGAAGATGGAAAGGAGAAGTACCCACTTATACTCCACTGCTCACCAAGCGGTGCAATTGAAAGAGTGATGTACGCAATACTTGAGAAACAGGCGAAACTCAGAAATCAAGGAAAGAAGCCAATGTATCCTCTCTGGCTCAGCCCAGTACAAGTTAGGGTTATCCCAGTTAGCGAAGATTATCTCGACTACGCCCTCTACATTGCAGGAAAGCTGGAGGGTGCAAAAATTAGGGTAGATGTTGATGACACAAGTGACAGACTTACAAAGAAGATTAGAAAGGCAGAGAAAGAGTGGATCCCATACATTATTGTAGTTGGTGAAAATGAGAAGAGACAGGGCATTATTACTGTCAGAAAGAGAGAAGATGGCAAGCAGTATGAGATGCAGCTTGAGGATCTAATAAAGGAGATAAGACAGAAGACAGAAGGCTTCCCATACAAGCCAAGGCCTCTACCGTTACTGCTTTCCCAGAGACCCAAGTTTAGAGGTTGA
- a CDS encoding 30S ribosomal protein S15 yields the protein MARIHARKRGKSGSKRPPRTAPPTWVEYTAEEVENLVIKLRKEGYSTAMIGTILRDQYGIPSVKLITGKKITKILEEHGLAPEIPEDLMFLIKRAVNLRRHLEEHPKDIHSRRGLQLIESKIRRLVKYYRRTGKLPPKWRYDPEQAKLLVR from the coding sequence ATGGCAAGGATACATGCGAGAAAGAGAGGTAAATCTGGATCAAAGAGACCCCCAAGGACTGCTCCGCCAACTTGGGTGGAATATACAGCTGAAGAAGTTGAGAACCTCGTTATAAAGCTTAGGAAAGAAGGTTACAGCACAGCTATGATAGGAACTATTCTCAGAGACCAGTATGGAATCCCAAGCGTCAAGCTGATTACAGGCAAAAAGATAACTAAAATTCTCGAAGAGCACGGATTAGCTCCAGAGATCCCAGAGGACCTGATGTTCCTCATCAAGAGAGCAGTTAACTTAAGGAGGCACCTTGAAGAGCATCCCAAGGACATACACTCAAGAAGAGGACTTCAACTCATTGAGAGCAAGATTAGAAGACTTGTGAAATACTACAGAAGAACAGGAAAGCTCCCACCAAAGTGGAGATACGATCCAGAGCAAGCAAAGCTCTTAGTCCGCTGA
- a CDS encoding 30S ribosomal protein S3ae, translating to MARANPRKKAAAARDKWKLKQWYIVYAPEFFGSQEIGLTPADDPEKVKGRVIETTLKDLTGDFTKGHVKLYFQIYDVKGQNAYTKFKGHKLARSYIRSLVRRRTTRIDGIFNVTTKDGYKLRVMGMVIAIRRIQTSQERAIREIMRNIIYKKAEELPFTQFVLEAVTGKMAAEIAKEAKKIYPLKRAEIRKIKVLAEPEI from the coding sequence ATGGCTAGAGCTAACCCAAGAAAAAAAGCTGCCGCTGCAAGGGATAAGTGGAAGCTTAAGCAATGGTATATTGTTTATGCTCCTGAGTTTTTTGGAAGTCAAGAGATTGGTTTAACACCAGCAGACGATCCCGAGAAAGTTAAGGGAAGAGTTATAGAGACAACTCTCAAGGACTTAACTGGGGACTTCACAAAAGGTCATGTTAAGCTTTACTTCCAGATTTATGATGTCAAAGGCCAGAACGCTTACACAAAGTTCAAAGGGCACAAGCTTGCAAGGAGCTACATTAGGAGCTTAGTTAGAAGAAGAACAACAAGAATTGATGGTATCTTTAATGTTACCACAAAAGACGGCTACAAGCTTAGAGTTATGGGAATGGTAATTGCAATAAGAAGAATCCAGACAAGCCAAGAAAGAGCAATTAGAGAAATTATGAGGAATATCATATATAAGAAGGCTGAAGAGTTACCATTCACACAGTTCGTCCTTGAGGCAGTCACAGGCAAAATGGCTGCTGAGATTGCCAAGGAAGCAAAGAAGATATATCCACTCAAGAGAGCAGAAATCAGAAAGATTAAGGTTCTTGCTGAGCCAGAGATTTGA
- a CDS encoding DUF126 domain-containing protein yields the protein MKVLKGRKITKGKAKGIALVSQKPLSFLGGIDPKTGIVTDAESDIKGESVKDKILVFPRGKGSTVGSYVIYQLKKNNVAPKAIVVEDAETIVATGAIIAEIPMVDKIDIKKIKSGQIIEVDADKGDVIIHEK from the coding sequence ATGAAAGTGCTTAAAGGGAGAAAGATAACAAAAGGAAAGGCAAAAGGGATTGCGTTGGTTTCCCAAAAGCCGCTCTCATTTTTAGGTGGAATTGATCCTAAAACAGGTATTGTGACTGATGCCGAGAGCGACATAAAGGGAGAGAGTGTAAAAGACAAAATCCTCGTATTTCCACGTGGTAAGGGATCAACTGTTGGATCTTACGTTATCTACCAGCTCAAAAAGAATAATGTTGCTCCAAAAGCCATTGTAGTTGAAGATGCTGAGACGATAGTGGCAACTGGTGCAATAATTGCAGAAATTCCAATGGTGGATAAAATTGACATAAAGAAAATTAAGAGCGGCCAGATCATTGAGGTTGATGCTGATAAGGGTGATGTTATAATCCATGAGAAGTAA
- a CDS encoding aconitase X catalytic domain-containing protein produces the protein MYLTKEEELILAGEYGYALQKAMEILVALGEIYGADRLIPIKSAQIAGVSYKNIGDAGIEFLRDFVDAGAKVSVYTTLNPAGIGNEEFMEKQREILDLYKAMGIEVTSTCTPYYGANIPKFGDHLAWSESSAVSFANSVLGARTNREGGPSSLAAAIVGKTPNYGLHLEENRKATVIIEVQAKVKDFVDYSFLGYYLGTVLKNDIPYFKGLKPEKMDYLKELGASMAATGSIALYHVEGETPEYKTAIADKLDKIQVDDRELKEVKERYNADWNEIDAILIGCPHASIQEIKEIAEFLKMRGKPLKMPLFITASKVVKYLADSLGYTEVIERYNGRIIVDACLIVSPIESWYRGIATNSGKASFYFSSAGLKVRLDKTDRLILEAP, from the coding sequence ATGTATCTAACAAAAGAAGAGGAGCTAATTTTGGCAGGAGAGTACGGATACGCTCTTCAGAAAGCAATGGAAATTCTTGTTGCTCTTGGTGAAATTTATGGTGCCGATAGGCTAATTCCAATTAAAAGTGCCCAAATAGCTGGAGTTTCTTATAAAAATATTGGAGATGCTGGCATAGAATTTTTGAGGGACTTTGTAGATGCAGGGGCTAAGGTTAGTGTGTATACGACCTTAAATCCTGCAGGAATTGGCAATGAAGAGTTCATGGAAAAACAAAGAGAGATTTTAGATCTTTACAAAGCAATGGGGATTGAGGTAACTTCAACATGCACCCCATATTATGGAGCAAATATACCTAAGTTTGGTGATCACTTGGCTTGGAGTGAAAGCTCTGCTGTAAGCTTCGCAAACTCTGTTCTCGGTGCACGAACAAACCGCGAAGGTGGACCCTCAAGTTTGGCAGCTGCAATTGTGGGGAAAACACCAAATTATGGTCTTCACTTAGAAGAAAACAGAAAAGCAACCGTTATCATTGAAGTTCAGGCTAAAGTTAAGGATTTTGTTGATTACAGCTTTTTAGGATATTACCTTGGAACTGTTCTCAAAAACGATATTCCCTATTTTAAAGGGCTGAAACCTGAAAAGATGGATTATTTAAAGGAGCTTGGGGCTTCAATGGCTGCAACAGGCTCAATTGCTTTGTATCATGTTGAAGGAGAAACTCCAGAGTACAAAACTGCCATTGCAGACAAGCTTGATAAAATACAAGTTGATGATAGGGAGCTCAAAGAGGTTAAGGAGAGATACAATGCTGATTGGAACGAAATCGATGCCATTTTAATTGGATGTCCACATGCTTCAATCCAGGAAATTAAAGAAATTGCTGAGTTTTTGAAGATGAGAGGGAAACCGCTGAAAATGCCCCTTTTCATAACAGCAAGTAAAGTTGTAAAATATCTGGCAGATTCTTTGGGCTATACCGAAGTTATAGAGCGCTACAACGGAAGAATAATCGTTGATGCATGCTTAATTGTTTCACCAATTGAGAGCTGGTACAGGGGAATTGCAACGAACAGTGGAAAGGCGAGCTTCTACTTTTCATCGGCTGGACTAAAAGTAAGGCTTGATAAGACTGACAGGTTGATTCTCGAAGCTCCATGA
- a CDS encoding DHHA1 domain-containing protein: protein MDKSGFLDKAREGAELIKMHIELGHTIRIISHRDADGITAGAILAKAVAREGGNFHLSIVKQLSEDLIKELADEKQKIYVFSDLGSGSIKLIEKYLSDASVVIADHHPPEDGEIKNDNHILVNPTQFGADSVRDLSGSGVAYFVAKEINEKNKDLSYLALVGAVGDMQEIDGQFHGMNLDIIEDAKELDLIEIRKEIRLYGRETRKLYQMLAYATNPELPEITGDERKAIEFLRAKGFDPDMYYWQLREEEKKRFNDLVVIHLIKHGVGKEVIDRIIGDVVLIKLYKEGDPRHEAREFATLLNATGRLNAGTLGVAICLGDEDAFRAALKLVDEYKREQIEARKYLIQNWNSTVIEKENVYVFYAGKNIKDTLVGIAANMAISSRLANPEKPVIVLADSEEDDSLIKGSARTTERALAKGYHLGEALRKVAEIIGGEGGGHAIAAGIRFPKDKLEEFAELINKALEEQTNGN, encoded by the coding sequence ATGGACAAGAGCGGCTTTTTAGATAAAGCTAGGGAAGGTGCTGAACTAATAAAAATGCACATCGAGTTAGGACACACTATACGCATAATTTCTCATAGAGATGCCGATGGAATAACTGCAGGGGCTATTCTAGCAAAAGCCGTTGCACGGGAGGGTGGAAACTTTCATTTAAGCATCGTTAAGCAGCTCAGTGAAGATTTAATCAAGGAACTTGCAGATGAAAAGCAGAAAATTTATGTTTTCAGTGATTTAGGCAGCGGGTCGATAAAACTCATTGAGAAATACCTTAGTGATGCAAGCGTTGTTATAGCTGATCACCATCCACCAGAGGATGGGGAAATTAAGAACGACAATCACATCCTAGTTAACCCGACACAATTTGGAGCTGACAGCGTCAGAGATTTAAGCGGTTCTGGGGTTGCTTATTTTGTTGCAAAGGAAATCAATGAGAAAAACAAGGATTTAAGCTATTTGGCCTTAGTTGGTGCCGTTGGAGATATGCAAGAGATAGATGGACAGTTCCACGGCATGAACTTGGATATAATAGAAGATGCAAAAGAACTCGACTTGATTGAGATAAGGAAAGAGATTAGGCTCTATGGAAGAGAGACAAGAAAGCTTTACCAAATGCTTGCTTATGCCACTAATCCAGAACTTCCAGAGATTACTGGAGATGAAAGAAAAGCTATTGAATTCCTCAGAGCTAAAGGATTTGACCCAGATATGTACTACTGGCAACTTAGAGAAGAAGAAAAGAAGAGGTTCAACGACTTAGTAGTCATTCATCTGATTAAACATGGGGTTGGAAAGGAAGTAATTGACAGAATAATCGGCGATGTGGTTCTAATAAAGCTCTACAAAGAAGGAGATCCAAGACATGAGGCAAGAGAATTTGCCACTCTGCTCAATGCGACTGGAAGACTAAATGCTGGAACTCTCGGAGTAGCTATATGCCTAGGAGACGAAGATGCATTTAGGGCTGCACTAAAGCTGGTTGATGAATACAAGAGAGAGCAGATTGAGGCTAGGAAATACCTAATACAGAACTGGAACAGCACAGTTATTGAAAAGGAAAACGTCTATGTTTTCTATGCTGGTAAGAACATCAAGGATACCCTTGTTGGCATAGCAGCAAACATGGCAATAAGCTCCAGATTAGCAAATCCAGAGAAGCCAGTGATTGTTTTAGCAGACAGTGAAGAAGACGATAGCCTCATTAAAGGCTCAGCAAGAACTACTGAAAGAGCGTTAGCTAAGGGATACCACCTAGGAGAAGCATTGAGAAAAGTTGCAGAGATTATTGGCGGAGAAGGCGGAGGTCATGCGATAGCCGCTGGTATTAGATTTCCAAAGGACAAACTAGAGGAATTTGCAGAGCTTATCAACAAAGCGTTGGAGGAGCAGACAAATGGAAATTAA
- a CDS encoding exosome complex RNA-binding protein Csl4, whose product MDVDKRKESAKNGDFVIPGDYLGVIEEFLPGEGVIEENGELYATRAGKVKINQEKMEISVVPVTDTPPIPKVGQVVIAKVIEVKPQAVIVQLLRIEGREDYREIATSKLAGIHISQVKDGFVEDMSREFKIGDIVRARVLTDEKSPIQLTTRASDLGVVFALCSNCKTPLVRRGNQLVCPRCGNVETRKLSTFYRKIKI is encoded by the coding sequence ATGGATGTAGATAAGAGAAAAGAATCTGCGAAAAATGGAGATTTTGTCATTCCAGGTGATTATCTTGGGGTTATCGAAGAGTTTCTCCCAGGGGAAGGGGTTATTGAAGAAAATGGCGAACTTTATGCAACAAGAGCTGGAAAAGTTAAGATAAACCAAGAAAAGATGGAAATAAGCGTAGTTCCAGTTACAGATACTCCCCCAATTCCAAAAGTCGGGCAAGTTGTAATTGCAAAAGTGATTGAAGTGAAGCCTCAAGCTGTGATTGTCCAGCTTCTCAGGATTGAAGGAAGGGAGGATTACAGGGAGATAGCAACTTCAAAGCTTGCTGGAATTCATATATCCCAAGTTAAGGATGGTTTTGTTGAAGACATGAGCAGGGAATTTAAAATTGGAGACATAGTAAGAGCAAGGGTTTTAACTGACGAAAAAAGCCCAATTCAGCTCACAACCAGAGCTTCAGATTTGGGAGTTGTCTTTGCATTATGCTCAAACTGTAAAACCCCATTAGTAAGGAGAGGCAATCAGCTTGTATGTCCTAGGTGTGGAAACGTTGAGACTAGGAAGCTCTCAACGTTTTACCGGAAGATTAAAATCTAG
- a CDS encoding site-2 protease family protein, with translation MPKGIYECINCGHREAKDFTEPLLEDSCPHCGGDMVLVGFTEEIEVVEEPISQELMHKIREFYEIGGILRQEGNLIAFEVHSIKEKNFEKVLKELEVLGHWAALKRRNGKIVLYVFPAQHMKEENPLIGIMLFIATLISTFGAGYVLSLGYVQALDQYNLPGIRNIYLNALAFSISIMAILGTHEMGHKIAATLHGVKSTFPYFIPFPSFIGTMGAVIRVKSPIPTRNAAIDLGVSGPLAGFLVALPVSIIGLKLSITLPASLVPLEGGIIFGTNLFFIILEKYFLHIGDNYVILFHPVAIAGWVGILVTFLNLIPAAQLDGGHIARAFLNEKAHAYLTFGLGFALLALSYLWVGWLIWGGIILLMGRIGNPGALDEVSPISTKRKVLAIITLLIFILSVTPVPLATS, from the coding sequence ATGCCAAAAGGAATTTACGAATGTATTAACTGTGGCCATCGAGAAGCAAAAGACTTTACTGAACCTCTACTTGAAGATTCATGCCCCCATTGTGGAGGAGACATGGTTCTTGTAGGATTTACTGAGGAAATTGAAGTTGTGGAAGAGCCAATATCCCAAGAGTTGATGCATAAAATTAGGGAATTTTACGAGATTGGGGGTATTCTCAGACAAGAAGGCAATTTAATTGCATTTGAAGTTCATTCAATTAAGGAAAAGAATTTTGAGAAAGTGTTAAAAGAACTCGAGGTCTTAGGACATTGGGCAGCATTAAAAAGGAGGAATGGAAAAATTGTCCTCTATGTATTTCCCGCACAGCATATGAAAGAGGAAAATCCCCTCATTGGGATAATGCTGTTTATAGCAACTCTAATAAGCACTTTTGGCGCTGGTTATGTTCTATCTTTAGGTTATGTTCAAGCGTTGGATCAGTACAATCTTCCTGGAATTAGAAACATCTATCTCAATGCTTTGGCGTTCTCAATAAGTATAATGGCAATTCTTGGAACTCATGAGATGGGACATAAAATAGCGGCAACTCTGCATGGAGTAAAATCAACATTTCCCTATTTTATTCCCTTCCCTTCATTTATAGGAACAATGGGTGCAGTAATTAGGGTTAAGTCTCCAATTCCAACAAGAAATGCAGCTATTGACTTAGGAGTTAGTGGACCCTTGGCTGGGTTTTTAGTTGCATTACCAGTTTCTATAATCGGACTGAAGCTCTCCATAACGTTACCGGCCTCACTTGTGCCTCTTGAGGGAGGTATAATCTTTGGGACAAATTTATTCTTCATAATCCTAGAAAAGTACTTTCTCCATATTGGAGATAACTATGTAATACTTTTCCATCCGGTGGCAATAGCTGGATGGGTGGGCATTTTGGTAACTTTTCTGAATTTGATTCCTGCAGCCCAGCTCGATGGAGGGCACATTGCTAGGGCGTTTCTAAATGAAAAGGCTCATGCTTACCTAACTTTTGGTTTAGGTTTTGCGTTGCTTGCTTTGAGTTATCTTTGGGTTGGCTGGCTAATATGGGGTGGGATTATACTTCTAATGGGAAGAATAGGGAATCCAGGAGCTCTTGATGAAGTAAGTCCAATCTCCACAAAAAGGAAAGTATTAGCAATTATAACCCTTCTGATATTTATTCTCTCTGTAACACCTGTGCCTCTAGCTACCAGCTGA
- a CDS encoding TBP-interacting protein, with the protein MKYSELDSRLRKVYSRIRMLDDYHWDLGEDKILGRHKKSNLKIRIRVANSREEAEKLSEVKEGEGLDIVVVPDKSTFYIHNGTFIMTSKFLKGTLVDINDHIVWKGFKVVEQDGKLIQEDFYEYLGGRFIEHLKNSMTIGQDFVFWQFYKCEVCGKYVDIDSVRSHLRSHGIKIEDKDEMMYEVFEINLIEGKVYDKYGKEVKEEKLSEEAKDFIKETFESFKS; encoded by the coding sequence GTGAAGTATAGCGAGCTAGATTCAAGGCTTAGAAAAGTTTATTCCAGAATCAGAATGTTGGATGATTATCACTGGGATTTGGGTGAGGACAAGATACTTGGGAGACACAAAAAGAGCAACCTAAAAATCAGGATTCGAGTTGCAAACAGCAGAGAAGAAGCTGAGAAACTCAGTGAAGTGAAGGAAGGAGAAGGCCTCGACATAGTGGTTGTCCCAGACAAAAGCACATTTTACATTCACAACGGGACATTTATCATGACATCAAAATTCCTCAAAGGAACACTGGTAGACATAAACGACCACATAGTCTGGAAAGGGTTCAAGGTTGTTGAGCAGGATGGAAAGCTCATTCAAGAGGATTTCTACGAATACTTAGGGGGCAGATTTATTGAGCACTTGAAGAACAGTATGACAATCGGGCAGGACTTTGTGTTTTGGCAGTTCTACAAATGTGAGGTGTGTGGCAAATACGTTGATATCGACAGCGTGAGGAGCCACTTAAGGAGTCACGGAATTAAGATTGAGGACAAAGACGAGATGATGTACGAAGTTTTTGAAATTAACTTAATTGAAGGCAAAGTTTATGACAAATATGGAAAGGAAGTTAAAGAGGAAAAGCTTAGCGAAGAAGCTAAGGACTTCATTAAAGAAACCTTTGAGAGCTTTAAATCTTAA